Proteins found in one Xenopus laevis strain J_2021 chromosome 1L, Xenopus_laevis_v10.1, whole genome shotgun sequence genomic segment:
- the hnrnpm.L gene encoding heterogeneous nuclear ribonucleoprotein M isoform X4, whose product MKKAVQVLNKHVFNGRPLKVREDPDGDRSRRAAHSVFGLGPMGMGGPGPMGLGGPGPMGMPGPMGMGGPGPIGLGGPGPLGMGGPGPVGGNIPPSLLNNPNIPREVIHALQAGRLGSTVFVANLDYSVGWKKLKEVFGIAGTVLRADVLEDKDGKSRGIGTVTYEQPIEAVQAISMFNGQPLFDRPMMVKMDDKSMPKGDLFPADRPPQLPRGLGGIGMGLGPGGQPIDANHLRGSSMGGPGGISMDSMGFGMNKMGIDGPPVGGNSSLGSINRFPSGLGLGRMSGDLDRAMSVGFDRSELNTLSRGYGDSLDRGIGSGAGNLVAGIDRLSSGLGRGVDRVPSDIDRMGLVMDRLGPSADRMGSGIGSGMGSLGMDHISSSIDRIVASSLDRMSTNIGYGVDRMGSSIDRVGSTIDRMGSSIDRIGSGMDRVGVGMDRLGSSSMDRMASGLDRMGPMMDRLPSVDRLTAGSMNRVGLDHIASSPLDRMGPGIGMGSSMGLGMGSSFDRPMDIDHTKFGNNFGGSFGGTAGIRPVAVPRKGCQIFVRNLSFDCTWKMLKDQFGECGHVVYADIKTENGKSKGCGVVRFESPEVAERACRMMNGAKLGGREIDVRMDRNA is encoded by the exons ATGAAGAAGGCTGTGCAAGTTCTCAATAAGCATGTCTTTAATGGAAGGCCATTAAAAGTTAGGGAG GATCCTGATGGTGATCGTTCAAGAAGAGCTGCCCACTCTGTTTTTGGACTAGGCCCTATGGGCATGGGAGGTCCAGGCCCTATGGGTTTGGGTGGTCCAGGTCCAATGGGAATGCCGGGGCCAATGGGAATGGGTGGTCCAGGTCCAATTGGGCTTGGTGGACCTGGTCCTCTGGGAATGGGTGGCCCAGGACCAGTTGGAGGCAATATTCCGCCTAGCCTGCTTAACAACCCAAATATTCCTAGGGAAGTTATCCATGCACTACAAGCAGGAAGACTTGGGAGCACAGTGTTTGTAGCTAAT cTTGATTACAGTGTTGGCTGGAAAAAGTTAAAGGAAGTATTTGGAATTGCTGGCACTGTGCTGCGGGCAGATGTTTTGGAAGATAAAGATGGAAAGAGCAGAGGAATTGGTACAGTTACATATGAACAACCTATAGAAGCTGTTCAGGCAATAT CAATGTTCAATGGACAGCCTCTCTTTGACAGACCTATGATGGTGAAAATG GATGACAAATCAATGCCTAAAGGAGACCTGTTTCCTGCAGATCGGCCACCACAACTTCCCC gtGGCCTTGGAGGTATTGGGATGGGCCTTGGTCCTGGCGGTCAGCCAATAGATGCAAACCATCTGAGAGGATCaagtatggggggccctggag gtatatCTATGGACTCAATGGGCTTCGGGATGAATAAAATGG GCATTGATGGCCCTCCAGTTGGTGGGAACAGCAGTCTTGGTAGCATAAACAGATTTCCATCTGGTTTGGGCCTTGGAAGAATGAGTGGAG atcttgaTCGAGCAATGAGTGTTGGATTTGATAGGAGTGAACTGAACACGTTATCCAGAGGTTATGGGGACTCACTGGATAGAGGAATTG ggTCTGGAGCAGGCAACCTTGTGGCTGGTATTGACAGACTGAGTTCAGGCCTAGGGAGAGGTGTAGACAGAGTACCATCTGATATTGATAGAATGGGGCTTGTCATGGACCGTTTGGGTCCTAGTGCTGACAGAATGGGCTCTGGGATAGGCTCTGGTATGGGATCATTGGGCATGGACCACATTTCCTCCAGTATTGACAGAATTGTAGCATCCAGCTTAGACAGAATGAGTACTAACATTGGTTATGGTGTAGACAGGATGGGATCATCAATTGATAGGGTAGGCTCCACAATTGATAGAATGGGTTCCAGCATAGACCGCATTGGCTCAGGAATGGATAGAGTGGGTGTTGGTATGGACCGCCTAGGATCCTCTTCAATGGATAGAATGGCATCTGGGTTGGATCGTATGGGTCCCATGATGGATAGGCTTCCATCAGTGGATCGACTTACTGCTGGGTCTATGAACAGAGTTGGGTTAGACCACATTGCATCCAGTCCTTTAGATAGAATGGGACCAGGCATTGGAATGGGTTCCAGCATGGGACTGGGAATGGGAAGTAGTTTTGACAGGCCAATGGACATTGACCACACTAAGTTTGGAAACAACTTTGGAGGTTCTTTTGGCGGAACAGCTGGTATACGGCCAGTTGCAGTACCGCGGAAAGGATGCCAGATTTTTGTAAGAAAT TTATCTTTTGATTGCACTTGGAAAATGCTGAAGGACCAGTTCGGTGAATGTG
- the hnrnpm.L gene encoding heterogeneous nuclear ribonucleoprotein M isoform X3 — translation MAGPERPCQGERAVEFKLEESMKKAVQVLNKHVFNGRPLKVREDPDGDRSRRAAHSVFGLGPMGMGGPGPMGLGGPGPMGMPGPMGMGGPGPIGLGGPGPLGMGGPGPVGGNIPPSLLNNPNIPREVIHALQAGRLGSTVFVANLDYSVGWKKLKEVFGIAGTVLRADVLEDKDGKSRGIGTVTYEQPIEAVQAISMFNGQPLFDRPMMVKMDDKSMPKGDLFPADRPPQLPRGLGGIGMGLGPGGQPIDANHLRGSSMGGPGGISMDSMGFGMNKMGIDGPPVGGNSSLGSINRFPSGLGLGRMSGDLDRAMSVGFDRSELNTLSRGYGDSLDRGIGSGAGNLVAGIDRLSSGLGRGVDRVPSDIDRMGLVMDRLGPSADRMGSGIGSGMGSLGMDHISSSIDRIVASSLDRMSTNIGYGVDRMGSSIDRVGSTIDRMGSSIDRIGSGMDRVGVGMDRLGSSSMDRMASGLDRMGPMMDRLPSVDRLTAGSMNRVGLDHIASSPLDRMGPGIGMGSSMGLGMGSSFDRPMDIDHTKFGNNFGGSFGGTAGIRPVAVPRKGCQIFVRNLSFDCTWKMLKDQFGECGHVVYADIKTENGKSKGCGVVRFESPEVAERACRMMNGAKLGGREIDVRMDRNA, via the exons ATGGCAGGCCCTGAAAGACCTTGTCAAGGAGAAAG GGCGGTTGAGTTTAAATTGGAGGAAAGCATGAAGAAGGCTGTGCAAGTTCTCAATAAGCATGTCTTTAATGGAAGGCCATTAAAAGTTAGGGAG GATCCTGATGGTGATCGTTCAAGAAGAGCTGCCCACTCTGTTTTTGGACTAGGCCCTATGGGCATGGGAGGTCCAGGCCCTATGGGTTTGGGTGGTCCAGGTCCAATGGGAATGCCGGGGCCAATGGGAATGGGTGGTCCAGGTCCAATTGGGCTTGGTGGACCTGGTCCTCTGGGAATGGGTGGCCCAGGACCAGTTGGAGGCAATATTCCGCCTAGCCTGCTTAACAACCCAAATATTCCTAGGGAAGTTATCCATGCACTACAAGCAGGAAGACTTGGGAGCACAGTGTTTGTAGCTAAT cTTGATTACAGTGTTGGCTGGAAAAAGTTAAAGGAAGTATTTGGAATTGCTGGCACTGTGCTGCGGGCAGATGTTTTGGAAGATAAAGATGGAAAGAGCAGAGGAATTGGTACAGTTACATATGAACAACCTATAGAAGCTGTTCAGGCAATAT CAATGTTCAATGGACAGCCTCTCTTTGACAGACCTATGATGGTGAAAATG GATGACAAATCAATGCCTAAAGGAGACCTGTTTCCTGCAGATCGGCCACCACAACTTCCCC gtGGCCTTGGAGGTATTGGGATGGGCCTTGGTCCTGGCGGTCAGCCAATAGATGCAAACCATCTGAGAGGATCaagtatggggggccctggag gtatatCTATGGACTCAATGGGCTTCGGGATGAATAAAATGG GCATTGATGGCCCTCCAGTTGGTGGGAACAGCAGTCTTGGTAGCATAAACAGATTTCCATCTGGTTTGGGCCTTGGAAGAATGAGTGGAG atcttgaTCGAGCAATGAGTGTTGGATTTGATAGGAGTGAACTGAACACGTTATCCAGAGGTTATGGGGACTCACTGGATAGAGGAATTG ggTCTGGAGCAGGCAACCTTGTGGCTGGTATTGACAGACTGAGTTCAGGCCTAGGGAGAGGTGTAGACAGAGTACCATCTGATATTGATAGAATGGGGCTTGTCATGGACCGTTTGGGTCCTAGTGCTGACAGAATGGGCTCTGGGATAGGCTCTGGTATGGGATCATTGGGCATGGACCACATTTCCTCCAGTATTGACAGAATTGTAGCATCCAGCTTAGACAGAATGAGTACTAACATTGGTTATGGTGTAGACAGGATGGGATCATCAATTGATAGGGTAGGCTCCACAATTGATAGAATGGGTTCCAGCATAGACCGCATTGGCTCAGGAATGGATAGAGTGGGTGTTGGTATGGACCGCCTAGGATCCTCTTCAATGGATAGAATGGCATCTGGGTTGGATCGTATGGGTCCCATGATGGATAGGCTTCCATCAGTGGATCGACTTACTGCTGGGTCTATGAACAGAGTTGGGTTAGACCACATTGCATCCAGTCCTTTAGATAGAATGGGACCAGGCATTGGAATGGGTTCCAGCATGGGACTGGGAATGGGAAGTAGTTTTGACAGGCCAATGGACATTGACCACACTAAGTTTGGAAACAACTTTGGAGGTTCTTTTGGCGGAACAGCTGGTATACGGCCAGTTGCAGTACCGCGGAAAGGATGCCAGATTTTTGTAAGAAAT TTATCTTTTGATTGCACTTGGAAAATGCTGAAGGACCAGTTCGGTGAATGTG
- the hnrnpm.L gene encoding heterogeneous nuclear ribonucleoprotein M isoform X2, whose amino-acid sequence MASSALIKVKIQRNLNAKPKSDDTTATNGATESNKETQASGDQVNQNDKRKEKGMKKSSNRFEPYNPQRRFRAFISNIPFDVKWQALKDLVKEKVGEVTYVELLMDDEGKSRGCAAVEFKLEESMKKAVQVLNKHVFNGRPLKVREDPDGDRSRRAAHSVFGLGPMGMGGPGPMGLGGPGPMGMPGPMGMGGPGPIGLGGPGPLGMGGPGPVGGNIPPSLLNNPNIPREVIHALQAGRLGSTVFVANLDYSVGWKKLKEVFGIAGTVLRADVLEDKDGKSRGIGTVTYEQPIEAVQAISMFNGQPLFDRPMMVKMDDKSMPKGDLFPADRPPQLPRGLGGIGMGLGPGGQPIDANHLRGSSMGGPGGISMDSMGFGMNKMGIDGPPVGGNSSLGSINRFPSGLGLGRMSGDLDRAMSVGFDRSELNTLSRGYGDSLDRGIGSGAGNLVAGIDRLSSGLGRGVDRVPSDIDRMGLVMDRLGPSADRMGSGIGSGMGSLGMDHISSSIDRIVASSLDRMSTNIGYGVDRMGSSIDRVGSTIDRMGSSIDRIGSGMDRVGVGMDRLGSSSMDRMASGLDRMGPMMDRLPSVDRLTAGSMNRVGLDHIASSPLDRMGPGIGMGSSMGLGMGSSFDRPMDIDHTKFGNNFGGSFGGTAGIRPVAVPRKGCQIFVRNLSFDCTWKMLKDQFGECEICGTQGPWGIASTTRRQDTERS is encoded by the exons ATGGCATCCAGCGCTCTTATCAAGGTAAAGATCCAACGAAATTTAAACGCGAAGCCAAAGAGCGATGATACAACTGCGACTAACGGCGCTACCGAAAGCAACAAAGAAACGCAAGCATCAGG TGATCAAGTTAACCAGAATGACAAACGAAAGGAGAAAGGGATGAAAAAATCTTCAAACCGTTTTGAGCCTTATAACCCTCAAAGACGTTTTAGGGCTTTCATCTCTAACATACCCTTTGATGTTAAATGGCAGGCCCTGAAAGACCTTGTCAAGGAGAAAG TTGGTGAGGTAACATACGTGGAGCTCTTAATGGACGATGAAGGAAAGTCAAGG GGATGTGC GGCGGTTGAGTTTAAATTGGAGGAAAGCATGAAGAAGGCTGTGCAAGTTCTCAATAAGCATGTCTTTAATGGAAGGCCATTAAAAGTTAGGGAG GATCCTGATGGTGATCGTTCAAGAAGAGCTGCCCACTCTGTTTTTGGACTAGGCCCTATGGGCATGGGAGGTCCAGGCCCTATGGGTTTGGGTGGTCCAGGTCCAATGGGAATGCCGGGGCCAATGGGAATGGGTGGTCCAGGTCCAATTGGGCTTGGTGGACCTGGTCCTCTGGGAATGGGTGGCCCAGGACCAGTTGGAGGCAATATTCCGCCTAGCCTGCTTAACAACCCAAATATTCCTAGGGAAGTTATCCATGCACTACAAGCAGGAAGACTTGGGAGCACAGTGTTTGTAGCTAAT cTTGATTACAGTGTTGGCTGGAAAAAGTTAAAGGAAGTATTTGGAATTGCTGGCACTGTGCTGCGGGCAGATGTTTTGGAAGATAAAGATGGAAAGAGCAGAGGAATTGGTACAGTTACATATGAACAACCTATAGAAGCTGTTCAGGCAATAT CAATGTTCAATGGACAGCCTCTCTTTGACAGACCTATGATGGTGAAAATG GATGACAAATCAATGCCTAAAGGAGACCTGTTTCCTGCAGATCGGCCACCACAACTTCCCC gtGGCCTTGGAGGTATTGGGATGGGCCTTGGTCCTGGCGGTCAGCCAATAGATGCAAACCATCTGAGAGGATCaagtatggggggccctggag gtatatCTATGGACTCAATGGGCTTCGGGATGAATAAAATGG GCATTGATGGCCCTCCAGTTGGTGGGAACAGCAGTCTTGGTAGCATAAACAGATTTCCATCTGGTTTGGGCCTTGGAAGAATGAGTGGAG atcttgaTCGAGCAATGAGTGTTGGATTTGATAGGAGTGAACTGAACACGTTATCCAGAGGTTATGGGGACTCACTGGATAGAGGAATTG ggTCTGGAGCAGGCAACCTTGTGGCTGGTATTGACAGACTGAGTTCAGGCCTAGGGAGAGGTGTAGACAGAGTACCATCTGATATTGATAGAATGGGGCTTGTCATGGACCGTTTGGGTCCTAGTGCTGACAGAATGGGCTCTGGGATAGGCTCTGGTATGGGATCATTGGGCATGGACCACATTTCCTCCAGTATTGACAGAATTGTAGCATCCAGCTTAGACAGAATGAGTACTAACATTGGTTATGGTGTAGACAGGATGGGATCATCAATTGATAGGGTAGGCTCCACAATTGATAGAATGGGTTCCAGCATAGACCGCATTGGCTCAGGAATGGATAGAGTGGGTGTTGGTATGGACCGCCTAGGATCCTCTTCAATGGATAGAATGGCATCTGGGTTGGATCGTATGGGTCCCATGATGGATAGGCTTCCATCAGTGGATCGACTTACTGCTGGGTCTATGAACAGAGTTGGGTTAGACCACATTGCATCCAGTCCTTTAGATAGAATGGGACCAGGCATTGGAATGGGTTCCAGCATGGGACTGGGAATGGGAAGTAGTTTTGACAGGCCAATGGACATTGACCACACTAAGTTTGGAAACAACTTTGGAGGTTCTTTTGGCGGAACAGCTGGTATACGGCCAGTTGCAGTACCGCGGAAAGGATGCCAGATTTTTGTAAGAAAT TTATCTTTTGATTGCACTTGGAAAATGCTGAAGGACCAGTTCGGTGAATGTG
- the hnrnpm.L gene encoding heterogeneous nuclear ribonucleoprotein M isoform X1 — protein MASSALIKVKIQRNLNAKPKSDDTTATNGATESNKETQASGDQVNQNDKRKEKGMKKSSNRFEPYNPQRRFRAFISNIPFDVKWQALKDLVKEKVGEVTYVELLMDDEGKSRGCAAVEFKLEESMKKAVQVLNKHVFNGRPLKVREDPDGDRSRRAAHSVFGLGPMGMGGPGPMGLGGPGPMGMPGPMGMGGPGPIGLGGPGPLGMGGPGPVGGNIPPSLLNNPNIPREVIHALQAGRLGSTVFVANLDYSVGWKKLKEVFGIAGTVLRADVLEDKDGKSRGIGTVTYEQPIEAVQAISMFNGQPLFDRPMMVKMDDKSMPKGDLFPADRPPQLPRGLGGIGMGLGPGGQPIDANHLRGSSMGGPGGISMDSMGFGMNKMGIDGPPVGGNSSLGSINRFPSGLGLGRMSGDLDRAMSVGFDRSELNTLSRGYGDSLDRGIGSGAGNLVAGIDRLSSGLGRGVDRVPSDIDRMGLVMDRLGPSADRMGSGIGSGMGSLGMDHISSSIDRIVASSLDRMSTNIGYGVDRMGSSIDRVGSTIDRMGSSIDRIGSGMDRVGVGMDRLGSSSMDRMASGLDRMGPMMDRLPSVDRLTAGSMNRVGLDHIASSPLDRMGPGIGMGSSMGLGMGSSFDRPMDIDHTKFGNNFGGSFGGTAGIRPVAVPRKGCQIFVRNLSFDCTWKMLKDQFGECGHVVYADIKTENGKSKGCGVVRFESPEVAERACRMMNGAKLGGREIDVRMDRNA, from the exons ATGGCATCCAGCGCTCTTATCAAGGTAAAGATCCAACGAAATTTAAACGCGAAGCCAAAGAGCGATGATACAACTGCGACTAACGGCGCTACCGAAAGCAACAAAGAAACGCAAGCATCAGG TGATCAAGTTAACCAGAATGACAAACGAAAGGAGAAAGGGATGAAAAAATCTTCAAACCGTTTTGAGCCTTATAACCCTCAAAGACGTTTTAGGGCTTTCATCTCTAACATACCCTTTGATGTTAAATGGCAGGCCCTGAAAGACCTTGTCAAGGAGAAAG TTGGTGAGGTAACATACGTGGAGCTCTTAATGGACGATGAAGGAAAGTCAAGG GGATGTGC GGCGGTTGAGTTTAAATTGGAGGAAAGCATGAAGAAGGCTGTGCAAGTTCTCAATAAGCATGTCTTTAATGGAAGGCCATTAAAAGTTAGGGAG GATCCTGATGGTGATCGTTCAAGAAGAGCTGCCCACTCTGTTTTTGGACTAGGCCCTATGGGCATGGGAGGTCCAGGCCCTATGGGTTTGGGTGGTCCAGGTCCAATGGGAATGCCGGGGCCAATGGGAATGGGTGGTCCAGGTCCAATTGGGCTTGGTGGACCTGGTCCTCTGGGAATGGGTGGCCCAGGACCAGTTGGAGGCAATATTCCGCCTAGCCTGCTTAACAACCCAAATATTCCTAGGGAAGTTATCCATGCACTACAAGCAGGAAGACTTGGGAGCACAGTGTTTGTAGCTAAT cTTGATTACAGTGTTGGCTGGAAAAAGTTAAAGGAAGTATTTGGAATTGCTGGCACTGTGCTGCGGGCAGATGTTTTGGAAGATAAAGATGGAAAGAGCAGAGGAATTGGTACAGTTACATATGAACAACCTATAGAAGCTGTTCAGGCAATAT CAATGTTCAATGGACAGCCTCTCTTTGACAGACCTATGATGGTGAAAATG GATGACAAATCAATGCCTAAAGGAGACCTGTTTCCTGCAGATCGGCCACCACAACTTCCCC gtGGCCTTGGAGGTATTGGGATGGGCCTTGGTCCTGGCGGTCAGCCAATAGATGCAAACCATCTGAGAGGATCaagtatggggggccctggag gtatatCTATGGACTCAATGGGCTTCGGGATGAATAAAATGG GCATTGATGGCCCTCCAGTTGGTGGGAACAGCAGTCTTGGTAGCATAAACAGATTTCCATCTGGTTTGGGCCTTGGAAGAATGAGTGGAG atcttgaTCGAGCAATGAGTGTTGGATTTGATAGGAGTGAACTGAACACGTTATCCAGAGGTTATGGGGACTCACTGGATAGAGGAATTG ggTCTGGAGCAGGCAACCTTGTGGCTGGTATTGACAGACTGAGTTCAGGCCTAGGGAGAGGTGTAGACAGAGTACCATCTGATATTGATAGAATGGGGCTTGTCATGGACCGTTTGGGTCCTAGTGCTGACAGAATGGGCTCTGGGATAGGCTCTGGTATGGGATCATTGGGCATGGACCACATTTCCTCCAGTATTGACAGAATTGTAGCATCCAGCTTAGACAGAATGAGTACTAACATTGGTTATGGTGTAGACAGGATGGGATCATCAATTGATAGGGTAGGCTCCACAATTGATAGAATGGGTTCCAGCATAGACCGCATTGGCTCAGGAATGGATAGAGTGGGTGTTGGTATGGACCGCCTAGGATCCTCTTCAATGGATAGAATGGCATCTGGGTTGGATCGTATGGGTCCCATGATGGATAGGCTTCCATCAGTGGATCGACTTACTGCTGGGTCTATGAACAGAGTTGGGTTAGACCACATTGCATCCAGTCCTTTAGATAGAATGGGACCAGGCATTGGAATGGGTTCCAGCATGGGACTGGGAATGGGAAGTAGTTTTGACAGGCCAATGGACATTGACCACACTAAGTTTGGAAACAACTTTGGAGGTTCTTTTGGCGGAACAGCTGGTATACGGCCAGTTGCAGTACCGCGGAAAGGATGCCAGATTTTTGTAAGAAAT TTATCTTTTGATTGCACTTGGAAAATGCTGAAGGACCAGTTCGGTGAATGTG